From one Lolium rigidum isolate FL_2022 chromosome 4, APGP_CSIRO_Lrig_0.1, whole genome shotgun sequence genomic stretch:
- the LOC124648663 gene encoding cysteine-rich receptor-like protein kinase 40 — MAEDRSSSMGNKVDHKGDQPCELTLKFLKKITNEFDESRILGRGTFGTVYKGTYENGEEIAVKVLKNMSGFETTEEFHKELKNLRRLKHQNVVKLVGFCNESEKVVAVYNGNQVIAEERHTSLCFEYVSNGSLAEHIYADGCSGLNWHILYRIIKGMCQGLEYLRHGLEFSVWHLDLKPANVLLDNNMIPKLADFGLSKLLFGDENTRNTINHVGTCGYLPPEYIEHQSLSKEFDIFGLGVIIAKLMAGRDVYSEIDIMSEKKFVNHVHGNWRKKLSETLAPRGLEVYGEQVKTCIRIALNCMNRKREKRPTIQSIVSDLIETEMLIRTRGLQMEHSCEKEPILPEGRTQAITPEMAGDSRKGKTDDGTAGDLSNGASPEFKGLP; from the exons ATGGCGGAGGACAG GAGCAGTAGCATGGGGAACAAGGTAGATCACAAAGGTGATCAGCCATGTGAGCTAACGCTCAAATTCCTCAAAAAGATAACAAATGAGTTCGACGAGTCTAGAATACTTGGCAGAGGTACATTCGGAACAGTTTACAAG GGTACTTACGAAAACGGAGAAGAGATTGCAGTGAAGGTACTTAAAAACATGTCAGGATTTGAAACAACAGAGGAGTTTCACAAGGAGCTCAAGAACCTTAGAAGGCTCAAGCATCAAAATGTTGTTAAGCTAGTGGGTTTCTGCAATGAATCGGAGAAGGTTGTTGCAGTATATAATGGGAATCAAGTTATTGCTGAGGAAAGGCATACGTCACTCTGCTTCGAGTATGTATCCAATGGTAGCCTTGCCGAGCATATTTATG CTGATGGATGCTCAGGACTTAATTGGCATATACTATACAGAATAATCAAAGGGATGTGTCAGGGTTTAGAATATCTTCGTCATGGATTGGAGTTTTCAGTATGGCATTTGGATTTGAAACCTGCTAACGTATTGTTAGATAACAATATGATTCCAAAGCTTGCAGATTTTGGTTTATCGAAACTTCTTTTTGGTGATGAAAACACAAGAAATACAATCAATCACGTTGGTACATG TGGTTACTTGCCGCCGGAGTATATAGAGCATCAATCACTGTCAAAAGAGTTCGATATATTCGGTTTGGGTGTTATTATAGCGAAGTTAATGGCTGGACGTGACGTCTACTCCGAAATTGATATCATGTCCGAAAAAAAGTTTGTTAATCAT GTACATGGTAACTGGAGGAAAAAACTATCTGAAACCTTGGCGCCTAGAGGACTCGAAGTGTATGGCGAACAGGTCAAGACATGCATCCGTATAGCACTAAATTGCATGAATCGTAAGCGGGAAAAAAGACCCACTATACAGTCCATTGTCTCTGATTTGATAGAGACAGAAATGTTGATACGTACACGAGGGTTGCAGATGGAACAT TCATGTGAAAAGGAGCCCATTCTTCCTGAGGGACGCACTCAGGCTATAACTCCAG